From the Bacteroidia bacterium genome, one window contains:
- a CDS encoding diguanylate cyclase translates to MLAAAAVFIYFDDPLYIRIIAGVIFVAGAFLLYQTLSGTVGATEIEADAADDPQAEAPRSAEASTETSAQYAEVPPLSGVDSPPAIPQELYRFDLEALPQDDPRAEFDYLTNRLLRVLKEHILAHTVGLYWINMDREQIIIGEFVTDSRNFTTARRLGLGADLLSRIARVEKPEIVSEVSHSSESDVAIYYDSPEGIRSIVGVPLFFNGEIVAVIAADSRAEDAFGLETVASIGRVGALITLLLGSYTQKHDLAADSRMLGVLDRMRKGFEEIEDSYGIANVAAKALTEIMDWDYVAVILQNPETQQWAVVRSLSRAANLPYVAEGVKVQLEHSVLRPALDSPEGIIIDAPAPPVYRFHEKEVINSFGQICAVPLVSKHSWYGLLVVEYRETHQYAKQDLNIMRRIALQATMALEVARLHELTRKNLLIDEVTHTSSRTLLLRRLAEEQERIKAYGGTAVFFLVALDQPDELLQRHGRHEIDAMLKRIAEGLREHLRGFDVFGRFNGTSFGLLLLHSSPEDAYLRGEKIRKHIAGSVQSHAGVTYSASVSIAGCTMSQSTDIDSMLRLARQAMDRAVSDGGNCVKVV, encoded by the coding sequence CGGTACGGTGGGAGCCACCGAAATTGAAGCCGATGCCGCTGATGATCCGCAGGCGGAAGCACCGCGGAGTGCCGAGGCGAGCACCGAAACTTCCGCACAGTATGCGGAAGTCCCTCCCTTGTCCGGCGTGGATTCTCCCCCTGCGATCCCGCAGGAATTGTACCGTTTCGATCTTGAGGCGCTTCCGCAGGATGATCCGCGGGCGGAATTCGATTACCTGACGAATCGTCTGCTGCGGGTTCTGAAAGAGCATATTCTCGCGCACACTGTGGGACTCTACTGGATCAACATGGACAGGGAGCAGATCATCATTGGCGAGTTCGTGACGGATAGCCGGAATTTCACCACCGCACGCCGACTTGGACTCGGAGCCGATTTGCTCAGCCGCATCGCGCGCGTGGAAAAGCCCGAAATCGTGTCCGAAGTGAGCCACAGTTCCGAATCCGACGTGGCCATCTATTATGATTCACCGGAAGGAATACGGTCCATCGTGGGCGTGCCGCTGTTTTTCAACGGCGAAATCGTGGCCGTCATTGCCGCCGACAGTCGTGCGGAAGATGCTTTCGGACTGGAGACTGTCGCAAGCATCGGAAGGGTAGGGGCATTGATCACGTTGTTGCTGGGCAGCTATACGCAGAAGCATGATCTCGCGGCCGACTCGCGCATGCTCGGCGTGCTCGACCGTATGCGCAAAGGATTCGAGGAAATTGAGGATTCGTACGGCATAGCGAATGTGGCCGCGAAAGCACTTACGGAAATCATGGACTGGGATTACGTTGCGGTGATTCTTCAGAATCCCGAGACGCAACAATGGGCTGTGGTGCGCAGTCTGTCGCGGGCGGCAAACCTTCCCTACGTCGCAGAAGGTGTCAAGGTGCAACTGGAACATTCCGTCCTCCGACCCGCACTCGACAGTCCTGAAGGAATTATCATAGATGCGCCCGCCCCACCCGTGTATCGTTTTCATGAAAAGGAAGTGATCAATTCATTCGGACAGATCTGCGCGGTTCCGCTTGTGAGCAAGCACTCCTGGTACGGATTGCTGGTCGTGGAGTATCGCGAAACGCATCAGTATGCGAAGCAGGATCTGAACATCATGCGGCGTATCGCTCTGCAGGCCACCATGGCGTTGGAAGTCGCCCGTTTACACGAACTGACACGAAAAAATTTGCTTATTGACGAGGTGACGCACACGTCCAGCCGTACATTGCTGCTGAGGCGGCTCGCCGAGGAACAGGAACGCATCAAGGCCTACGGCGGTACAGCAGTGTTTTTTCTCGTTGCGCTCGATCAACCGGACGAGCTGTTGCAGCGTCACGGCAGGCACGAAATAGACGCCATGCTCAAGCGCATCGCTGAAGGCCTGCGCGAACATCTGCGCGGCTTCGACGTCTTCGGCCGTTTCAATGGCACCTCGTTCGGGTTGTTGCTGCTGCATTCTTCACCGGAGGACGCATATCTTCGCGGTGAAAAAATACGCAAACATATTGCCGGCAGTGTGCAATCGCACGCCGGTGTCACCTATTCGGCTTCCGTGAGCATCGCCGGCTGTACCATGAGCCAGAGCACGGACATAGACAGCATGCTGCGCCTTGCCCGACAGGCGATGGACAGAGCGGTATCGGATGGCGGAAATTGTGTGAAAGTCGTGTAA
- a CDS encoding RNA polymerase sigma factor RpoD/SigA yields MCPHCALCSHAIQYTSYSGDRLRISKQYTNRESQSLDKYLQEIGKVDLLTPDEEIELAKKIKATGPGSQLALEKLTKANLRFVVSVAKQYQNQGLSLGDLINEGNLGLIKAAKRFDETRGFKFISYAVWWIRQSILQALAEQSRIVRLPLNRVGALNKIGKKFSELEQSYEREPSASELAEELDMTLFEVADTLKISGRHISVDAPFAQGEDNRLLDVIQDDRQPHPDNTLMTESLRVEVRRALATLSEREAEVIRLYFGLDRDHSLTLEEIGEKFNLTRERVRQIKEKAIRRLRHASRSKQLRSYLG; encoded by the coding sequence ATGTGTCCGCATTGTGCGCTCTGCAGTCACGCAATTCAGTACACTTCATATTCAGGTGACAGATTGAGGATCTCGAAACAGTACACCAACCGCGAAAGCCAATCGCTGGACAAATATCTCCAGGAAATCGGCAAGGTTGATCTGTTGACGCCGGACGAGGAGATCGAGCTGGCCAAAAAGATCAAAGCCACCGGTCCCGGCTCACAACTTGCTCTCGAAAAGTTGACGAAAGCAAACCTTCGTTTTGTGGTTTCCGTGGCGAAACAGTATCAGAATCAGGGGCTTTCGCTGGGGGATCTCATCAACGAAGGCAACCTCGGTTTGATCAAGGCGGCGAAACGCTTTGACGAAACCCGCGGTTTCAAGTTCATTTCCTATGCCGTGTGGTGGATTCGCCAGAGCATTCTCCAGGCATTGGCCGAACAGTCCCGCATCGTGCGACTGCCGCTCAACCGCGTGGGTGCGCTCAACAAAATCGGCAAGAAATTCAGCGAACTCGAACAGAGCTACGAGCGCGAACCAAGCGCGAGCGAGCTCGCCGAGGAACTGGATATGACGCTGTTCGAGGTTGCCGATACGCTGAAAATCAGCGGAAGGCACATTTCCGTGGATGCACCGTTCGCGCAGGGTGAGGATAACCGCCTCCTGGACGTGATTCAGGACGACCGCCAACCGCATCCGGACAACACGCTCATGACCGAATCGTTGCGCGTGGAAGTTCGTCGCGCCCTCGCCACACTCAGTGAACGCGAGGCCGAGGTCATCCGTCTGTACTTCGGTCTGGACCGCGACCACTCACTCACGCTCGAAGAAATCGGTGAGAAATTCAATCTCACGCGTGAACGTGTTCGTCAGATCAAGGAAAAGGCCATCAGGCGGCTGCGCCACGCCTCCAGAAGCAAACAGCTTCGCTCCTATCTCGGATAG
- a CDS encoding NifU family protein: MSEQPTLETQIEEVINTYIRPYIEADGGSITFVEMRDNTVFVELAGACGTCPSAQMTLKGGVETILKRRFPEIQSVELARSANPYLA, from the coding sequence ATGTCAGAGCAACCGACGCTTGAAACCCAGATCGAAGAAGTTATCAACACCTATATCCGGCCGTACATCGAGGCCGACGGCGGCAGCATCACCTTTGTCGAAATGCGGGACAATACCGTGTTCGTGGAACTCGCCGGTGCCTGCGGCACTTGTCCCTCCGCGCAGATGACGCTGAAGGGCGGCGTGGAAACCATTCTCAAACGCCGCTTCCCGGAGATTCAATCAGTGGAACTCGCCCGCTCGGCGAATCCCTATCTGGCGTAA
- a CDS encoding energy transducer TonB: protein MRQIFFVLILIFLLAPVLPAQPAQLKYGHKPADFDGTQRPTEQAAELQQPLELRYPEAAASRNIEGVAIVAAWIDEKGYVAYAEVTKGSGYGMLDSAALDAVVAGDFKAAKRSGLPVASRVSIPVEFRLRRVSDEYDAAKSSEELEKEREELRRAKEMLEAEQRQLEEELRRLKEQQEQKKK, encoded by the coding sequence ATGCGTCAGATATTTTTCGTCCTCATCCTGATTTTTCTCCTCGCACCGGTGCTGCCCGCGCAACCGGCGCAATTGAAGTATGGCCATAAACCAGCGGACTTCGACGGCACGCAGCGGCCAACGGAGCAGGCGGCGGAGCTGCAGCAGCCGCTGGAACTGCGCTACCCGGAGGCAGCCGCATCCCGCAACATCGAAGGCGTGGCCATCGTCGCAGCCTGGATTGACGAGAAGGGATATGTCGCGTACGCCGAAGTCACAAAAGGCAGCGGCTATGGTATGTTGGACAGCGCCGCATTGGATGCGGTTGTTGCCGGTGATTTCAAGGCAGCGAAGAGATCCGGCTTGCCTGTCGCTTCCCGTGTAAGCATTCCGGTGGAGTTTCGCCTGCGGAGAGTGAGCGACGAATACGATGCGGCGAAATCCAGCGAGGAGCTCGAAAAGGAGCGTGAGGAATTGCGGCGGGCAAAGGAAATGCTCGAAGCCGAACAGCGGCAGCTGGAAGAGGAATTGCGGCGCCTCAAGGAACAGCAGGAACAAAAAAAGAAGTGA
- a CDS encoding VWA domain-containing protein, producing MPFATMSFRKIFPLVLPFLLIELAAGQPLSVDIHSVDFSGLPRVSFKLCVERDGEILRGLTSGNFFLTENGVPRSLSVRCPDKADINSVVLVLDNSGSIFAAMPKLIEASKQLVDSLGPNDEAAIITFGRDVRMVQNFTTDKDLLKTVLNAMVASGGTALFDASYMGVEELSFRAGNRHAVIITDGEDNLSSRTDDEVIALANLTNSKLHTIAFDIAPEYRDLMERMAVQTGGAHFFVSRPGDLPTVYATIAALITEPCCIGEYTTADCVDTLRNLFVRVVEGSDTAVAQLQVVSPSRADRMAIWVDVPDELTPLATDYGFVHISPAPSREIALTMSFVLDYDQKLVDVPLLPFSLGTITQNQIVKMERLAPGATRFTLNRIIPALATSLVVGFPIKALVADSSRRVGFSIRDIQIEGCPATFSTATDSTLICQCFRALQVGLDSLRLYAADEPFTVPVVIRGGLENGLTMTADLSLLLPTGSAFLGVVEGDVMESGAVQWRQLGDTLHVSVRSALPRDTSGTLLLLSFGGNPNKTPQTHRIRVLFTELWQRCCPLDGELPEITVMQDGRCEFFVRRISSGLQVRSAPNPLLPGAPANLILTIPDGRDMEDVHIRLLDMQGRPLKTLLHGAVPGGGLRVRFDLEGLPAGRYLVAAEARGVLYSTPVVLLR from the coding sequence ATGCCTTTTGCCACAATGTCGTTCAGAAAGATTTTTCCTCTCGTACTTCCTTTTCTGCTCATCGAGCTTGCGGCGGGGCAGCCGCTGTCCGTGGATATACACAGTGTCGATTTCAGTGGGTTGCCGCGCGTATCCTTCAAACTGTGTGTCGAGCGAGACGGGGAGATACTTCGCGGCCTGACGAGCGGAAATTTCTTTCTTACGGAAAACGGTGTTCCCCGTTCCCTGTCCGTGCGCTGCCCTGATAAAGCGGACATCAATTCCGTGGTCCTGGTGCTCGACAATAGTGGGTCCATCTTCGCCGCCATGCCGAAGCTCATCGAGGCCTCCAAGCAGCTTGTGGACAGTCTCGGTCCCAACGACGAAGCGGCGATCATCACTTTCGGTCGTGACGTGCGCATGGTGCAGAACTTCACAACCGACAAGGATCTGCTCAAGACGGTACTCAATGCCATGGTGGCCAGTGGCGGCACCGCGCTGTTCGATGCGAGCTATATGGGTGTGGAGGAACTGTCCTTTCGTGCCGGGAACCGCCATGCGGTCATCATCACTGACGGCGAGGACAATCTCTCTTCCCGAACGGACGATGAAGTGATAGCATTGGCAAATCTCACGAATTCCAAGCTGCACACCATCGCTTTTGACATAGCTCCGGAATACCGTGATCTGATGGAACGCATGGCCGTGCAAACAGGGGGAGCGCACTTTTTCGTATCGCGTCCCGGCGACTTACCGACGGTGTATGCGACCATTGCGGCGTTGATCACAGAGCCCTGCTGCATAGGTGAATACACCACGGCGGATTGTGTGGACACGTTACGGAACCTGTTCGTGCGGGTTGTCGAAGGTTCCGACACCGCGGTCGCGCAGTTGCAGGTGGTCAGTCCGTCGAGGGCCGACCGCATGGCCATCTGGGTGGATGTGCCGGACGAACTGACACCGCTGGCCACCGACTATGGCTTCGTGCACATCAGTCCGGCGCCCTCGCGGGAAATTGCGCTGACGATGAGTTTCGTTCTGGATTATGACCAGAAACTCGTGGATGTACCGCTGCTGCCCTTCAGTCTCGGGACCATCACGCAGAACCAGATCGTGAAAATGGAACGTCTCGCTCCGGGTGCAACGCGATTTACTCTGAACCGCATCATTCCGGCTTTGGCAACATCGCTTGTCGTCGGATTTCCGATAAAAGCCTTGGTGGCGGACAGCAGCCGCCGCGTGGGATTCAGCATACGAGATATCCAAATCGAGGGATGTCCGGCAACCTTCAGCACGGCCACGGACTCCACGCTGATTTGCCAGTGTTTCCGGGCGTTGCAGGTGGGATTGGACTCACTGCGCTTGTACGCCGCCGACGAACCGTTCACGGTGCCGGTAGTCATTCGAGGTGGTCTGGAAAACGGTCTTACCATGACGGCGGACCTGAGTCTGCTGCTCCCGACGGGTTCGGCATTTCTTGGTGTGGTGGAAGGCGATGTCATGGAGAGCGGTGCCGTACAATGGCGGCAGCTGGGTGATACGCTGCATGTGTCCGTCCGCTCCGCACTCCCGAGAGACACGTCGGGGACGTTGCTGCTGCTGTCCTTTGGTGGCAATCCGAATAAAACTCCGCAGACACATCGCATACGCGTCTTGTTCACGGAACTCTGGCAGCGTTGCTGCCCGCTTGACGGCGAGCTTCCGGAAATCACGGTCATGCAAGACGGTCGGTGTGAATTTTTTGTCCGTCGCATCAGCAGCGGGCTTCAGGTGCGCAGCGCACCCAATCCGTTGCTTCCCGGTGCGCCCGCGAACCTGATACTGACGATTCCGGACGGCCGGGACATGGAAGATGTCCACATTCGGTTGCTCGACATGCAAGGGCGGCCGCTCAAGACACTGCTGCACGGCGCAGTGCCCGGCGGCGGTCTGCGCGTGCGTTTCGACCTGGAAGGGTTGCCGGCCGGACGCTACCTCGTGGCCGCCGAGGCGCGCGGGGTTTTGTACAGTACTCCCGTCGTGTTGTTGCGATGA
- a CDS encoding chloride channel protein, with amino-acid sequence MQRIQNLFSRLYFAQPGELGRRLSRFTRGETILILIAAGIGMATGGVILLFNWSVEFAGDQFLKLFAFSQRDEFWQYFLIPLVPALGGLLVGLLQRYVFQEPSGHGVPEVILASRFARGRIRRRVILQKLMTGALSIGSGGGGGREGPIVHVGAAVGVSIANMFRLTQDQSRTLIACGAAAGISGIFNAPMGGVMFVLEVILGDFRLKTFTPVVVSAVAATAITRNAYGSFTLVSAPSGFHIELQEYLLFAALGIVIGFAAMYFTRVMVFVERQRHRLEMFPAVIRPAVGGLFAGIFILFLPEMMEQTYRPVNQALHASLPIWLLLTVAVLKPWHTAATTASGGTGGVFAPALKSGAAIGAAFGLAMMSVFPELVHTPTAYALSGMGAILAGTMHAPLTGILILIELSNDYSIVLPAMLTSIIATVIAQRFFHNSIYTWSLQKSDTRIGSFAYVPLLSTIPIADIVERGAAFVAPTSTLEDVLAIFERTRHEAALVLDEEKRYVGLIEFEDVRSFITERDMIGGLVAADVMVTSIKPVYEETTLDVILRLFDDYGWTVLPVLADDGSKRAVGLVTIAEAHTFYRRSVTREQ; translated from the coding sequence ATGCAACGCATCCAGAACCTCTTCAGCCGACTGTACTTTGCACAGCCTGGTGAACTCGGCAGGCGGCTCAGCCGTTTTACACGAGGGGAAACAATACTCATTCTGATAGCGGCGGGTATCGGCATGGCCACTGGCGGGGTCATACTGCTCTTCAACTGGTCCGTGGAGTTCGCCGGCGACCAATTTCTGAAGTTGTTCGCATTTTCGCAGCGAGACGAGTTCTGGCAGTATTTTCTCATTCCGCTCGTTCCCGCCCTGGGAGGATTGCTCGTGGGACTATTGCAGCGCTATGTGTTCCAGGAGCCTTCCGGCCATGGGGTTCCTGAGGTGATACTCGCATCGCGCTTCGCACGCGGACGCATCAGGCGCCGAGTGATACTGCAAAAACTGATGACTGGTGCGCTTTCCATCGGATCGGGCGGTGGTGGCGGACGCGAGGGCCCCATCGTGCATGTGGGCGCGGCGGTAGGGGTGAGCATAGCGAACATGTTCCGTCTGACGCAGGACCAAAGTCGCACGTTGATCGCCTGCGGCGCCGCAGCCGGAATCAGCGGGATTTTCAACGCTCCGATGGGGGGCGTGATGTTTGTGCTGGAGGTGATCCTGGGCGACTTCCGCCTGAAGACGTTTACACCGGTGGTGGTATCGGCCGTTGCGGCCACCGCCATCACACGCAATGCCTATGGGAGTTTCACCCTGGTGAGTGCTCCGTCAGGTTTTCATATCGAGCTGCAGGAGTATCTGCTATTCGCGGCACTCGGCATCGTCATCGGTTTTGCCGCAATGTATTTCACTCGCGTGATGGTGTTTGTCGAACGGCAGCGCCACCGGTTGGAGATGTTTCCGGCCGTAATTCGCCCCGCCGTGGGCGGCCTCTTCGCCGGTATTTTCATCCTCTTCCTTCCGGAAATGATGGAACAGACCTACCGTCCGGTGAATCAGGCGCTGCACGCTTCGTTGCCTATCTGGCTCCTGCTCACGGTCGCCGTGCTTAAACCGTGGCACACCGCGGCCACGACGGCTTCAGGCGGCACGGGCGGCGTATTCGCTCCCGCGCTCAAGAGTGGAGCGGCGATAGGCGCCGCTTTCGGTCTGGCAATGATGTCGGTATTTCCGGAGCTGGTCCATACTCCGACGGCCTATGCGCTTTCGGGCATGGGTGCCATATTGGCGGGCACCATGCATGCCCCGTTGACAGGCATTCTCATCCTGATCGAGCTGTCGAACGACTACAGTATTGTCCTGCCTGCGATGTTGACGTCCATTATCGCCACGGTGATCGCCCAACGCTTTTTCCACAACTCCATCTACACCTGGTCGCTGCAGAAATCGGACACACGCATCGGATCTTTCGCCTACGTGCCGCTGCTCAGCACCATACCCATCGCGGACATTGTGGAGCGCGGAGCGGCTTTCGTTGCACCGACAAGCACACTGGAGGACGTGCTCGCCATTTTCGAGCGTACACGGCACGAAGCGGCGCTGGTACTCGATGAAGAAAAACGTTACGTCGGTCTCATTGAATTCGAAGACGTGAGGAGCTTTATCACCGAGCGCGACATGATCGGTGGGCTGGTGGCGGCGGATGTGATGGTGACGTCCATCAAACCGGTGTACGAGGAAACGACGCTGGACGTGATACTGCGATTGTTTGATGATTACGGTTGGACGGTCCTTCCCGTTCTGGCGGATGACGGCAGCAAGCGCGCCGTGGGCTTGGTCACCATCGCCGAGGCGCACACCTTTTACCGACGCTCGGTGACGAGAGAGCAGTAA
- a CDS encoding ABC transporter permease, whose translation MLFRLAWRNLWRNKRRTLITVSAVIFATWLSIAMRGLQLGTYEQNITFSLNLFSGHVQLQHPDFPDNPTLHNTFVFDERTSSLLRRDARVRAFAPRIIADGLLSYRDNSQGAAIFGVDPAAEARVSRILRRIHDGRGLANAEAREVVVGLTMLQNLRAAVGDDIVILAQGRDGSLGNMKYRIVGTVQTGMPDFDRSAVFMGIEALRELVSMPRHTSVVAVALHDLNDVGPVTDALDATLSGGGIRAFSWQEVMPELKQSIDLDNYSSILFLGILIVVVAFGILNTVLMSVTERFREFGILLAIGMPQRLLVRLVLLETLFIIMTGVLVGNLFAYGVVSWFAAHPIVFTGEYAAMMEEFGWLPQMGSVVRLSSFVNTSFAVVILSLLAAVYPLYRVSRLEALKGIRYT comes from the coding sequence ATGCTTTTCCGGCTTGCATGGCGTAATCTCTGGCGCAACAAGCGCCGCACGCTGATCACCGTGAGCGCCGTGATATTCGCGACCTGGCTCTCCATTGCCATGCGCGGCCTGCAGCTCGGGACGTATGAACAGAACATCACCTTCTCCCTGAATCTCTTTTCGGGCCACGTGCAGCTGCAGCATCCCGATTTCCCCGACAATCCCACGCTGCACAATACCTTCGTATTCGATGAACGCACTTCGAGCTTGCTGCGCCGCGATGCACGGGTGCGGGCGTTTGCTCCCCGTATCATTGCGGATGGACTGCTGAGCTATCGCGATAACTCGCAGGGAGCGGCCATATTCGGCGTGGATCCGGCCGCGGAAGCCAGAGTCTCCCGGATACTACGGCGCATCCACGACGGGAGGGGACTTGCGAACGCCGAAGCGCGGGAGGTCGTCGTCGGACTGACCATGTTGCAGAACCTGCGTGCCGCCGTCGGCGATGATATCGTCATTCTCGCCCAGGGCCGCGACGGCTCGCTCGGAAACATGAAATACCGCATCGTGGGCACGGTGCAGACAGGTATGCCGGATTTCGATCGCTCGGCGGTGTTCATGGGTATCGAGGCGCTGCGGGAGCTTGTGAGCATGCCGCGCCACACATCCGTCGTTGCGGTAGCATTGCATGATCTGAACGACGTAGGCCCCGTGACCGACGCTCTTGACGCGACACTTTCGGGGGGCGGTATTCGTGCCTTCTCATGGCAGGAAGTGATGCCCGAGCTGAAACAGTCCATCGATCTTGACAACTACAGCAGCATTCTGTTTCTCGGCATTCTCATCGTCGTCGTTGCCTTCGGCATACTCAATACCGTACTGATGTCGGTGACCGAGCGTTTTCGGGAATTCGGTATTCTGCTGGCGATCGGCATGCCGCAGCGTCTGCTTGTGCGCCTTGTTCTGCTGGAGACCCTGTTCATCATCATGACGGGTGTACTCGTCGGCAATCTGTTCGCGTATGGTGTGGTCTCATGGTTCGCCGCGCATCCCATTGTCTTTACCGGAGAGTATGCGGCGATGATGGAAGAATTCGGCTGGCTTCCGCAGATGGGCAGCGTGGTGCGATTATCGAGTTTCGTAAACACATCGTTCGCGGTGGTCATTCTATCGCTTTTGGCGGCCGTGTATCCGCTGTATCGCGTGTCGCGGCTCGAAGCGCTGAAAGGAATACGGTACACCTGA